A stretch of DNA from Pongo pygmaeus isolate AG05252 chromosome 3, NHGRI_mPonPyg2-v2.0_pri, whole genome shotgun sequence:
taaataaataacctcttAGTAAGAAAACTTGCCTTAAGAATGTTGTAAGTAGTGAAATAAACATCTCAGTCTTTTGCCTTCATATATACTTATAGCAAAAACAAGATGTGAAGTAAGGTTTGTGTAAAATAGATGTGCACAAGGAAAATGACAGaacattttttagcttttttttccaaattcaaacatattattaaatttaattctgGCTTTTGTAAGCCTTAATCACTTTATCTAAAACAGAATTCTCAACAgactaattaaatcagaattcGTGCAATAGTTTTTTTCTCAACACTCAGTTTCCTCTACACAAAAAACCAGAACAattataccagaatctctgggcaAGCATAGGCATTGGGATTTGTGGGGAAAAGTTTTCCAGGTGATTCTATTCTATAGGTAAGCATTAAGAATCACTTatctatgagaacacatggacacaggaaggggaacatcacacaccgggacctgttgtggagtgggggtaggggggagggatagcattaggagatatacctaatgttaaatgacgagttaatgggtgcagcacaccaacacggcacatgtatgcgtatataactaacctgcacgttgtgcacatgtaccctgaaacttaaagtataataataacaaaaaaagaatcacttatctaaactgttttttttattcatttactctacatttattcttttattctaccATCACATACACATCTTGAATGAAACAGCAAAGTCAGTAAATTTGGACTTACACTAATGGGGTTATGAACTGGGGCAAGTGGCTGAGTCACAGGGTAGATCTGGTGGGTGGGGTTAAGTAGAAGTTCTTGGTTGAGCAGAAGGGCTTGAACAGGCACAGCTCTCTGAGGGTAGGGCACCACTTGCTGGGGGATAGGCAGGACTTTGGGCTGAGGAACAGACCACAGGGGCTGACGGGGAAGTGCAAGAGTCTGAGGAATAGGCTGAGGGACCTGGTGCATCAAGGGCTGGAgcagaggcagaggaagatgCAGATTTTCAAGATCAGTGAGTTTTGGCATTTGAGGGTCAAAAAAGGGCATCTTTGGAGATTTAAGGACGGGCATCACTCTGCCATTAGTGTAGATAGTGTCTTTAGCTTTAGGGACTTCCATTGTTTCAGGCTGAGGGACAGGCAGCACCACAGCAGGCTGAGCAAGAGGCAGAATGTTTTGTGGAAGAAAACTATAGGGGATAGTCTCAACGAATGGATAGATCAGAGGCTGTGGCTGGGAAGAGGGGTAGATTTTATTCTGGTGTTCAtcctggaaagaaggaaaaagaatctTTGAGTCCTTGATTAAGCTATAGTTGCCATTCATAATgaattcatttctctcttttagaCAATGATAAATGagtaaaaagagaggaagaaaatatttcacttattttggTTAAGAAATTATCTTGAGTCATgtgaagaaaaatgagtaaaCTGTTTGTTGAAAAATTTTAATCCACTCACTTCATGGGTAACTCCACAGGCCAAAGTGAAATCAACGTTTGgatatttcagaaacatttttttttaacctttttctgAATTGCCTGGATAGCTGTAGCTGTACACTTTGGTCTTCAGAGAGAATTTACTTTTCAACACAGTTGTACCAATAGTAGACCAAATTGTTTTCATACAGTGTAAAGAGATCAGTTTAAAAAGATTTAGAGGGACAATTCcaaggtttatttttgttttgttttggtttgatgaaaaagaaaatcagtcttAATTTGTGGCTAATCTCAGGAAGTAATTTAACACCGGCCAAAttcttgcattcctttccttgggAGAAGATAGTCTCTTCAGTCTTTCAAGagacattgatttttttgttcaaatttgattttaaaaatattttatgtgactCCAAACAATTCATTGATACACAAAGCAACTGAAAATTATAATTGGGTAAACATATCACCATAAATGTAATTTAATGAAATACAGGATTTTGTGTTGTCCATACGGGAATAAAGGCAATATGGGACAAATTTTACATAGACTTTTTTACCAGCTGTATACACCTTTTCATTACCATATCCACCTTGAGAATAAGAGAATCATAGTTCCCAACCTGGAAATGTTCCCACCAACGTGTACTTGTTGAAAACAGATATACCATTAGTAATATCGTTATGTATTTAGTCTATATTCTAGAAATTAATTATAAGTTTAAAAATGCATGCATATGCTAGAAAATATATTGACTTtatcaatgtttaattttttacagTGGTTGGTGGGTATatggcatttattttattatcattctttAGAAtcaacatatatattataaatatttttgtatgtattatactttgtaataattttagaCATATACTTATCATTAACAAATTACCTCTCCTTGCTGCTGGTCCTCATGTTTAACCTTCTCAACTTTCTGCTAAAGATAAATCATATATAAAGATATGTTACCATCtgtaaaaattaaacagaggaaattttgaaaatatgtacattttaaatgtgaaaacttACCTCGTATTGTGTAATAGTTtcctacagaaaaatataaaataaaattaggtttGGTTTTAACAATTCTTACTTTGCAatataaatcaagaaataaaggCATTAATTCTTTGATAAAGTCATTAATAACTTTGTATAATTATTAAAGCTTATATATTAAACTGTTCTATTTAAGCTTGTTATGTAAAAGAAAGTCAGATGAATGCAGTCAAGAAGGACACGGtacaaaaaaaagcaattaatagATGCTAATTTCTCTCTACCACCATGCTCATTCCCTGACAACAAATGGTCTCTAAAACcccatctgatttttaaaaaaggaaatactcattgaaaatatattctaataACAATTGATACATTATGACCACTTCAAATGAATCATAAGAGTTAAACACTTCCCTTAAGGATCATATAACCTTTCTGAAGAGACAGAGTCTATTGATGTATCATTTACTTATCAAAGTGATCACACACCCAAGAAGAGTGGTGTAAGAATAAATATCTACCTGACTCTCTCAGGTAGATTTAGGACTACACTAAATCTCACTTATTTACTAAAGTAGCTATGGTAATTATAAAATGCGTCCTTTTGCACGTCTGCCTACCTACTACTTAGCAAGCTCTTAACTATCACTGGTATCTCTAACTTTTCAGTTTGTACCACAGCTCCTAGTCAATGTCTGACCCATAGAAGGCCATCAACATATGCTTAAGGTGAATAAGTTCAGGGTAAAGAGAGTTCAAGGCAGAAAACAGGACTGTATggttcattaaaaagaaaaaaagaagcaaaataacaCAATTTCAAGTAGCAAGCCAATTTAGAAAGTTCTAGAATGTTGTATTATCCAGATACTTATTGTCCTTAAATACATATAAAGGAAATACATACTAGAACTTATATGTCATTAACATAGCTGCATTAGCTTAACTGCCGTGATGTAACACCATAGAAAAATAGCGCAGGATTTTACTGTTCTAAAATTGGGTAGAATGTTAACTTACCTCACTGCTTGAAAGGCTTTCTAcagtctgtggaaaaaaaaaaattgacaaccaGCTAAATCTTCTAGATCATTAGggaattttactattttatggttcataaattttctctaaaaaaaaaatcttacctcAGAGGGTGCATTGGATTGTTCCTtctgaaaagatgtttaaaaattcaatttctacAGCTAACTCATTGTTAAACATGTATCCTActtaatttttacataatttatgCAGAGCTATCTCTTTCacaaatttgagaaataaaaaatgttatatgaTTTTTGAGGTTTGAAAGGTAATTACTTTAATGTCTtttatatttagtaatttttattaatatagttTATCTTATATTTATTAAAGACAGAGTTTTTGATGGGTAAAAGAAGAGTCACTttaatttgtattaaatatttttattatgttattattaatatatttatgatCATGATTATGATTGTGTCTGTACTTCATCTTATGGATGTCTTTGTACAGACAGACACAGGATTTGACCCAGTGCCCTAGGCTTTaaggtatatatacattttatcacTGGAATAAGATATATTTATCTAGGTTGAGAATCTGTGGAGTTGTACTTATGCAATATTATATTTTGTTgccatttttatgatttttttactacttattgatttgtttgctttttctttagtGACTAGCAGCACATTGGTGTAGGAAGCATTTGAGGCACTATAGGAAACTGTTGAGACAGTGGGTATATATAAATGATTTTGATAGAAGCCAAGAGAATTATCATGAAATTCTTCATTATTTATACAGTAAAAAATGTTGGTGATGTTATTCTCTACAAATAGGCATATAGTCCACTATTTCTTGATTGTTTAGGAAGTTTTTCTTGTGCACATACCTCCCTTGCAAAAGCAAGAGCCACCAGGCAGGCAAGGATGAGGACCTTCATGGCTACTAAGTCCTGTGAATGTAGAAAAAATTGAATGGTGGAAGATTGGTCAATcggatatattttcttatttaggtaaggttactttttataaaaaaaaaagagagctaaTGTATAACAAAAATGTctgcatttagaaaataaatagaataaatactAAATAGAAGTTATATCGTATGACTGTGGTCAAAATCTATTCTGGCTTACTATTCTCATGTTTCAAATTCCAAACTTATTGCCAGCTATTCAGATTTTTCAGCTAAGAACTCTATCTGCACTTTTCTAAAAGTCCCATTTACACTATTGAATTTTTCAAAAGGCATAAAGAAGTTATAAATATGTATGGAAAGATTTatgcagcacatcaaaaagcttatccaccatgatcaagtgggcttcatccctgggatgcaaggctggttcaacatacgaaaatcaataaacgtaatccagcatataaacagaaccaaagacaaaaaccacatgattatctcaatagacgcagaaaaggcctttgacaaaattcaacaacgcttcatgctaaaaactctcaataaattaggtattgatgggacatatctcaaaataataagagctatctatgacaaacccacagccaatatcatactgaatgggcaaaaactggaagcattccctttgaaaactggcttaagacagggatgccctctctcaccactcctattcaacacagtgttggaagttctggccagggcaatgaggcaggagaaggaaataaagggcattcaattaggaaaagaggaagtcaaattgtccctgtttgcagatgacgtgattgtatatctagaaaaccccatcgtctcagcccaaaatctccttaagctgataagcaacttcagcaaagtctcaggatacaaaatcaatgtgcaaaaatcacaagcattcttatacaccaataacagacagagagccaaatcgtgagtgaactcccattcacaattgcttcaaagagaataaaatacctaggaatccaacttacaagggatgtgaaggacctcttcaaggagaactacaaaccactgctcaatgaaataaaacagaatacaaacaaacggaagaacattctatgctcatgggtaggaagaatcaatatcgtgaaaatggccatactgcccaaagtcatttatagactcaatgccatccccatgaagctaccaatgactttcttcacagaattggaaaaaactaccttaaagttcatatggaaccaaaaaagagcccgcatcaccaagtcagtcctaagccaaaagaagaaagctggaggcatcacactacctgacttcaaactatgctacaaggctacagtaaccaaaacagcatggtactggtatcaaaacagagatatagaccaatggaacggaacagagccctcagaaataatgctgcatatctacaactatctgatctttgacaaacctgagaaaaacaagcaatggggaaaggattccctatttaatgaatggtgctgggaaaactggctagccatatgtagaaagctgaaactggatcccttccttacaccttatacaaaaattaattcaagatggattaaagacgtaaacgttagacctaaaaccataagaaccctagaagaaaacctaggcaataccattcaggacaaaggcatgggcaaggacttcatgtctaaaacaccaaaagcaatggcaacaaaagccaaaattgacaaatgggatctaattaaactcaagagctcctgcacagcaaaagaaactaccatcagagtgaacaggcaacctacagaatgggagaaaatttttgcaacctactcatctgacaaagagctaatatccagaatctacaatgaacacaaacaaatttacaagaaaaaacaaacaaccccatcaaaaagtaggtgaaggatatgaacagacacttctcaaaagaagacatttatgcagccaacagacacatgaaaaaatgctcatcatcactggccatcagagaaatgcaaatcaaaaccacaatgagataccatctcacaccagttagaatggtgatcattaaaaagtcaggaaacaacagatgctggagaggatgtggagaaataggaacacttttacactgttgggggggactgtaaactagttcaaccattgtggaagtcagtgtggcgattcctcagggatctagaactagaaataccatttgacccagccatcccattactgggtatatacccaaaggattataaatcatgctgctagaaagacacatgcacgtgtatgtttattgtggcactattcacaatagcaaagacttggaaccaacccaaatgtccaacaatgatagactggattaagaaaatgtggcacatatacaccatggaatactatgcagccataaaacaggatgtgttcatgtcctttgtagggatatggatgaagttggaaaccatcattctcagcaaactttcacaaggacaaaaaaccaaacaccgcatgttctcactcataggtgggaattgaacaatgagaacacatggacacaggaaggggaacatcacacactggggactgttgtggggtggggggatgggggagggatagcattaggagatatacctaatgctaaatgacgagttaatgggtgcagcacaccaacatggcacatgtatacatatgtaacaaacctgcacgttgtgcacatgtaccctaaaacttaaagaataattaaaaaaagacaaataaaataaaaaaaatatttattcattaacttaaaaatatttctttagaacAGATTCTAAAAAATCTGTTCTTGCCAGACACTGTCTAGGGACCAGGACTGcagcaatgaacaaaatattACAGTCCTGATTTTACTCCCTCATGGAGCCTCAGTTCTACTGGAAGAGACTGATCAAGAAAATGTgtacaaaaaaatcacattttatttttaccttttttcttttcactaaaCGCTTACCATgaatattttagtttaattatttcTCCTCATTTCCAATAAGACTGAGATTTTCATTTtgacatttttgttatttgtgtCACTATCCAGAGACTTTGTTGGACTATTAAGTTTGTTTCTTCTCCGTTTATATCCATCTTCCCCACATAGCTAATAATGTCTGTTCTCCTTTATGCCACATGACTTTAGAGATTATACACCaggcttcttctcttctctttattAAAATGTACACACGGTTCTCTTGATGATCCGCCAAGAGGTCAGGGCCTCTTGCCCACTGCCGAGCTTGGGACTACCTCTTCTTGTgaaatatatgttaatatttttgacGAAATATACTAAATCGTCTCCTTGTTATGTGTtcttacattttttataatttatttcaaaataatgtttgtgCCACAATATTACTTGCCACTCAAATCTTCATTCTCAGATATTGAAACTCAATTTTTGAACTCA
This window harbors:
- the CSN2 gene encoding beta-casein isoform X2; this translates as MKVLILACLVALAFARETVESLSSSEETITQYEKVEKVKHEDQQQGEDEHQNKIYPSSQPQPLIYPFVETIPYSFLPQNILPLAQPAVVLPVPQPETMEVPKAKDTIYTNGRVMPVLKSPKMPFFDPQMPKLTDLENLHLPLPLLQPLMHQVPQPIPQTLALPRQPLWSVPQPKVLPIPQQVVPYPQRAVPVQALLLNQELLLNPTHQIYPVTQPLAPVHNPISV
- the CSN2 gene encoding beta-casein isoform X3 produces the protein MKVLILACLVALAFARETVESLSSSEETITQYEDEHQNKIYPSSQPQPLIYPFVETIPYSFLPQNILPLAQPAVVLPVPQPETMEVPKAKDTIYTNGRVMPVLKSPKMPFFDPQMPKLTDLENLHLPLPLLQPLMHQVPQPIPQTLALPRQPLWSVPQPKVLPIPQQVVPYPQRAVPVQALLLNQELLLNPTHQIYPVTQPLAPVHNPISV
- the CSN2 gene encoding beta-casein isoform X1 produces the protein MKVLILACLVALAFARETVESLSSSEETITQYEQKVEKVKHEDQQQGEDEHQNKIYPSSQPQPLIYPFVETIPYSFLPQNILPLAQPAVVLPVPQPETMEVPKAKDTIYTNGRVMPVLKSPKMPFFDPQMPKLTDLENLHLPLPLLQPLMHQVPQPIPQTLALPRQPLWSVPQPKVLPIPQQVVPYPQRAVPVQALLLNQELLLNPTHQIYPVTQPLAPVHNPISV